A part of Cotesia glomerata isolate CgM1 linkage group LG4, MPM_Cglom_v2.3, whole genome shotgun sequence genomic DNA contains:
- the LOC123264239 gene encoding ubiquitin-like domain-containing CTD phosphatase 1 has translation MEGETTIIVKWNGNEYNIKDLQGDSTILELKAKIYEETGVKPDRQKLLNLKCKGQDAEQTISMLKIKPGFKLMMMGSREEDIAEANRIPKDVSEVINDLDVDQDIEDIEVENAEIYLAKIQKRIETYKIEVFNPPREGKKLLVLDIDYTLFDHRSVASSGIELMRPYLHEFLTRAYQHYDIVIWSATSMKWINEKMKLLAVTDNPNYKIAFHLDCLAMINVVTSKYGLVEVKPLGVIWGKYQQYSAKNTIMFDDIRRNFIMNPGSGLKIKPFKQAHLNRDKDKELLKLADYLEAIADVEDFQTLNHRKWKEYKSKRSHRKRPH, from the exons ATGGAAGGTGAAACAACTATTATCGTGAAATGGAATGGAAatgaatataatattaaagatCTCCAAGGTGATTCCACAATTCTTGAGTTAAAAGCTAAGATATACGAAGAAACAGGAGTCAAACCTGAtcgacaaaaattattaaatttaaaat gcaAGGGTCAAGATGCAGAACAAACTATAAGTATGCTAAAAATCAAACCTGGCTTCAAATTGATGATGATGGGCTCTAGAGAGGAAGATATTGCCGAAGCGAATCGAATTCCTAAAGATGTATCAGAAGTAATAAATGACCTTGATGTTGATCAAGATATTGAAGATATAGAAGTAGAAAATGCTGAAATTTATTTGGCTAAGATACAAAAGAGAATTGAAACATATAAAATCGAAGTATTTAATCCTCCAAGGGAAGGTAAAAAACTCTTAGTTCTCGATATTGATTACACATTGTTCGATCATAGGTCTGTGGCGTCTAGTGGCATAGAACTAATGCGACCATATCTTCACGAATTTCTCACAAGAGCTTATCAACATTATGATATTGTTATTTGGTCAGCCACTAGTATGAAATGgatcaatgaaaaaatgaaacttttaGCAGTAACAGATAATCCAAATTACAAAATAGCCTTTCATCTGGATTGCCTTGCAATGATTAATGTAGTCACTTCAAAGTATGGTCTCGTCGAAGTTAAACCACTTGGAGTTATTTGGGGAAAGTATCAACAATATTCGgcgaaaaatacaattatgtTTGACGATATTAGGAGAAATTTCATAATGAATCCTGGCTCTGGACTGAAAATAAAACCTTTTAAGCAAGCTCACTTAAACCGAGATAAAGATAAGGAGCTACTGAAACTTGCTGATTATTTAGAAGCTATCGCTGATGTCGAGGACTTTCAGACACTCAATCACCGCAAGTGGAAagaatataaaagtaaaagatCACACCGCAAACGCCCACACTAA
- the LOC123264240 gene encoding DNL-type zinc finger protein-like, which yields MSRLRTLFQIPNQLILRTVCTSRSLLKKFPNVENHLSSDIINQFRQFSTNTSEPKLQDESKESTQPLAKIQARLMIQFTCKKCDTRSSKTMSKLAYEKGVVIIRCDGCKNNHLIADNLGWFNGDRQKLNIEKLMLINGEKVKRLNAYGHEILEVVEKEVLEIKNVDKK from the coding sequence ATGTCGAGATTAAGAACATTATTTCAAATACCAAATCAACTAATTTTAAGGACAGTATGTACATCTCGaagtttactaaaaaaatttcctaacgTCGAGAATCATCTTTCTTCAgatataataaatcaatttcgGCAGTTTAGTACAAATACGTCAGAGCCAAAACTTCAAGATGAAAGTAAAGAATCAACGCAGCCACTTGCCAAAATTCAAGCAAGACTTATGATCCAGTTTACGTGTAAAAAATGTGATACGCGAAGCTCTAAGACAATGTCAAAGCTAGCTTATGAAAAAGGTGTAGTAATTATTCGGTGTGATGGTTGCAAAAACAATCATCTGATTGCTGACAACTTAGGCTGGTTTAATGGAGAtagacaaaaattaaatattgaaaaactaATGCTGATAAATGgtgaaaaagtaaaaagatTGAACGCGTATGGACATGAGATTCTTGAAGTTGTTGAAAAAGAAGtgttagaaattaaaaatgttgataaGAAGTAA